The DNA window TTCTGGGATACGAGCGCTAACATCCCAACTGCgattttcaaatacttttaaaatggatttgcTTTTAGCTAGAATTGAAGGTCATCCTTTCTCAAAGTCATTAGAAGGGTAGAACAACAGAGGCTTGCGACAACAAATGAAAGCTTTCTCTAGCCCAGGATCTTGTCTATTTAGTCACTGCACAAAAAGGAtgcccagggaaaaaaaatgcaagagaagggaaatgcagaCACTGCTAACAGCTTCCAGTGTCAGGACTTCCTCAGCCAGGTGTGAGCTCGATTGACTGAGAAACCATCAACAGCAATCCTGGGCTCTCCTTCACCCCCTGTAAATCTTTAGGATCCCCAGCGGCCTGGGGAAAGTTCAACAAACTGCTGAGTGAAGACTAGCAGCACCTGCAGGTTTTCCTGTTCATTGTTAAatattcttcaggaaaataacaacttttaaaaaattaaaaaccatgcagcattaaaaatgcctaggcaaaaaaaaaaaacaaatcaaaacaggaTGCTTTCAATGACAGGTAACGAAGGCAGGAAACAACAAACTCTCAATTGGTATTCTCCATAATGTTTATTCTTTCCCACACAGTCTTACCTCAGTTTATCATCAGCACACACTGTCACAACTCTGTTGCCAGTTACAGGTGAGAAGTATGCAGAAGCAACACTTTTTGTGTGTCCATTAAGAGAGCTCACAGGCTTGTTCCCATCAGACTTCAGGTATCGAACATCATAAATACGAACATCCCTGTAACACACCACACAGAACACTTTACCAGGTGGCAATTAAATAAccagtggttttattttccatttgccaAAAAAGGCTCAAAAGACTGCCACACATTTTACATGAACTGTGTTTAGAACTTTACTTCAGCAACGCATATCAACAACTACAACAGCGAGTGGCTCTACAGGATTTTGTGAGCACCAAAACCACCCCAAACGAACAGCACAGTAAAACACCTCTCCACTGGGATCTctcaaaaaaccaaaaacaaaacaaacaaacaaaaaacaacaacaaaccaccaaaACACAGCGACTCCAAAGCCTATTTGAAAGGTGAAGATAAGTCAAATTATATTAAGTTTTAAACTCTGCTAAGAactaaaaacttgttttcttaaaaacaaacaaacaaacaaaaaaaaacagactatgCACTGAGACTGAGAACCTGCCTCCCTCCCCGACAGCTGGTCCCGCTCTCCAAACCTGCCACTTATAGCTGACGTCAAACACCGATGCAAAGGGAACATTTCATACACACAATAACTGCAGTTCATGTTGAGCTACATACATGGAGCCAGCAGCaatgaaatactgtttattCACTGGGTGAACATGGACTGTCCTCGTTATTTTGAAGCCAATGTTAGCAGAAAGCTCTAAAGATGTTCCTGGGGTCCTTCTGTCCACAACAGCGACGCTGCCATCCCAGTATCCTACTATTGCAGTAGAGGCGTTATCTTCCAAAAAATCAAAGGAGGATAAGCTTGCTTCACTTCTGCATATCTGCATATAGAAAAGGtcaaatgaaactgaaattattCAACTAAATACACATTCACAATACCCAAAACACTGTGggcatttttgctttttaaatatactaaaaataCTAACTAATACTACCTAACCTGATGACTCCAGCCTTAGCTATCCATTTAGGGAACCTTTCTGTTAAACTAGTATCCTTATTACAGCGTATATAATTAGCCATCCAAACCAACCTGACAACAGCTTGTTGTGAATTCTCTGTTAAAACTCTTACAAGACCCTATCGCCTCTGTGTTCCTGTAATCCAACAACCGTTATCGTGAGCGAGGACTAATGATTGCGCTCCGTTCTCCAGTGCTGCAGAAACCTTTTCATCGTGTGCGGACATGTGAATTAGGCTTCCTGTAATTTGGGAGATGTGTCGGGACGCCACGCCATCCTATTGCACAGCAGCTTCCCCTCAAAGCAGCGATTAGCCCCAAGTACAATAACACTGCAGGAGCTTTCCACGTTCCAGCTCTGGCTGGGTGTGCAGACACTCTCCCCGTTAACAGCTGCATTCCCAACGGCAGCACTACTCCCTGAGGTATCACAAGATTCTTTAAACCACTCATTTCCTACCTCTAAATAGTACTGGTTTTGGAAAGAGGCGCATACTGCCTAAGTAAGGAGGTAGGAAACTAAATTCAATATAAAATTGCAACTGCCTCACCCACAAGTTGGGAGTGACCAACTTGTTACCAAGTTTTATAGACAGGGAAGCATCTCCATACTTCCATGGTAGTTAGAGGTTCCTTCATGTGCCCTTGTGGAAATTGAAAGTTAAAATTTCATGCTAGCAACCATCAAACAGTAACTCGGGTGCAGTGACACTAAAACTTGGCAGCACACACTACGACATTTCTACGGAGTCTGCAGCACAAGCGAGGGAGCCCTCACCTCATCAAAGATCGCCCTAGTAACGTCACCGCATCGTAGAACGTCGTGGCTTAGGGACAGCAAATGAGCAGGGTTAGATGGAGAGAAGTGCATGCAGTTGACCGAGTAGTTGTGTGGAGCGAAGACATGTGCTCCTTCTTCAGTCTTACagtcctgaaaaacaaaagcgAGTCGACGGACACATACAGATCATTATTTCCATTAATTCATTCTTCCTATTAATTACCGCAACTTTCAGAGTAAAGTCTCTTTTTCAAACGCTGTCTTCCCGCATAGCTGTAtggaggaggcagcaggtgCTTGGTGAGGGGAGACACAGTGCAGGCAGCAAGGCAGCCAGGCTGCTTTGGGGCACAGCTTGCCCAGGCTAACGTCTCACTGGGACTGAGGGAGTTTCAGCTTAGCAAGGAAGAGGGAACCGTCCTCACGTGCACTGTTCAGCACACTGCTGACAGGCTTGGGCCTCCCTCCAGTACCAATTTCACCACTATACAAGTAATTTAACTCAAAAGAGCGCCAAGTTACCACTGAACCCCTTGCTGAGTATGCTGATACATGCATATGCTTTTAACAGCAGAACATGGACATGCTAAGTTGCTTACAGCTCAAGCTAAACTACATTCACCCAAACTGAATGTAAAGCACCATCTCCTGTATCTTCTCTTCAAACCTTGGTATCCTTCCAGCTCtgataatttaaaagaaaccaaGCGCTCATTTTGGAACAAGTCATTCCACACAGACTACTCCCAACTTGGTAAAGTCCAACTCCCTtcatgaaggggaaaaaaagaaaaaaggaaatcacGAGGGAAGACagtaattttaacatttctagGCTTGCACGTGAAATGTCTTTGCAAGGTCACAAAGAAAGCCTGTGGCATTCAGAAACCTCAACCAGATCATGCTTCTCaacaggaagcagcagcagctctgcagtctCAGCTTTCCACGCTGCACTTTAAACATCTTTACAATTGAGCCGAGTCTCATAGCTGAAGCTAGTCAATCAATTTCCTGAAGCTGTCAAAGTTGAAATGACTCAAGAGAAACTCCACAGAAAAGGTTAATAGCATTGCAAACAAcgaaaagaaaatctgtatgtgTGCAAACGTCAAGCAGCTGGTTTAGATGATGTGGGATCAGAGAagagggtgggagggaggctAGAAAGGTGTAAGTCATGGGCACGAACAAAGATTCTTGCTGCAGGAATAATTAAGGCAATTCAAAATCCATAATGAGGCTATCTGCAAAGCCCTCAGCAGTTTTCAAACTCCCAAATGCTAAgctatttttcagaagcaatgtGTGTAAATATGTGTCAGCATATACTAGTACagccagttttatttctgctatcTGGAAACACAGCGACCCACTGCATCTACccaaaatttatataaaaaccCAAATACTTGAGCATCCATCTACCCTCACTCTCCAAAACCTAAGTATTGTATTGCTAACGGGGTACTGTACCTAGATCCCGAATCTTTCAACTGTGAGTTGTAATTTTAACCCTCACTGGGTTTCAGCTAGTGatccattttcttcctctctcctccctaaAATTACCAGTTTCTTCCCATAAAACCAGGGCTTGTGAAGGACCAGACTTTTCGAACAACTGCAGTGAGCCTCAAATTAACAGACACCCTGGTGTTATCCACAAAAAATAACGACTACAAAACACCTTTTCAAGCCAAGAAAAGGACACTCCAGCCTGTGCCCCACCCGCGCCCATACTGCCACAGACACTTCTGCCAGGCGAGGGGCACGCAGAGGACTTACGACGTTCCAGAGGCCGATCTGCCCGTACTTGTCTCCAGCTGCCACAAAGATGATGCTTTCAGAAGGATGGATGGCCACAGAACATACTCGATTTTTCACAACCTTCTTGACATTATCTTCGCTGAGGACCATACTGTTCAGGCTGTATTGGTATCTAGAGAATATCATTAAAATACGAGctatgaaagagaagaaagaactaGACAAGATCCAGTTTTTAGCTGCTGCCTTCAGATTACCTCTTCATGTCACACGTATGCTTTTCGGTATCATTGGGTTTCGTCTACAgattgaaaggaaaagaagttatAATATCAGAATTAGACTACTTCAAAGTCTAATTAATTTATGTAATCTAAAAATCATTAATTATAGCTAGTAATACCTCGCTTATTTTCATCCATGTAGCCAGAAAATCCTCTGTCAATTTGCTGTTCTCCACCTGATTTTCTGGAACCATTGGCAGAGGTCCGGCTGGAACCTGAGGCTGTGGAATGACATTAGCAATTTTCGTAACTCAAATCAACTAAAACTATGAATAAGGTGAAGTGTAATTTTCTGTACACCAGATATTCTGAGAACACATCCACTCTAATtccacaaacatttcaaaaaaaaaaaaaaagattttaccTCAAGAATTTACTTCGTTATTGACAATAACACACCCTCCCGAATGTCTGAAGGTTTTTACAATAAGCTTAGCAATGGCAAGTGTTATGAATCTACTTCACTATAGCACCTTTTTTGTAATGCTTCTGTGCATATGCACAGGCTTCTCTAACCCGTCCCCATCTTACATAtgcctcctctgctcctggctgggcaggcagctccagcactgggGTTCCTGACGGCTCTACTTTTTGCAGGCGCATAGATCTTCGACGTACTGTTTCATCTTCTGCCTTCTTAGGCTTAGGTCTACAACAcgtaaaacatttcaaaaattaacACAGTTAGATAACGTAAGCCCTTGGCATTTAAGTAAAACACTACAGAATAGGTTCTTATCTGCAGCTCTGACACCTCAATGTTCTGATCGACTTTAGGAGCATTGcgattactttttctttcagcgATTGCAGCAACAAAAAGAGCAGTTAGCAATGCATATATATACTGATGACATTTATGTTTCCCTTGTAATACATCCTGCCactgttgcttttcttccccaccctCATTTATGATTCATCCTTCCACTCATTGATCTAGTcacctttttctctcctttccttgctTATCTTACTCtctattttgcatttcagctcaTTTTTCGGCTTTGCCTAACACTGCTTTGGCACTGCCAAATGTCTTTTCTTCAACAATTGTTTATCCTATCCCTTGCATCTGTTTCTACCCCCAAACCCTTTCTTTCCCATGCCCTTTCCCATCATTTGTTCTCatcatttaacatttatttctttagccATCATGCAGAAATAtcacaagtggaaaaaaaaaacaacacaaattacCTTAATACAAATATCATAAAAATAGCAAGTTCTGTAATTTGATGAAAAGGGTATTAATActagcattttctttccataggATGGCAGAGGAGAGCCGCTACCTAGAGGAGCTACCTATCTACAAATTCATACAGCTTAGGATAATCAGTTATGCAGATTCAGCTTTGGAGAGTGACTCATCATCAGCTCTCCCTCTTGCTGGTATCTGCTATGTGCAGATGGTAGCGCTAAAACAGTTAACACTCAATGAAGGAACAATGATACGAGTCTCATACGCAGTTGTTTTACCTTTTAGTGACATTAGATTGTCTTTTAGTTGCAATTTTGTGAAGTCTTGCAGctgacttaaaaagaaaaaataaaagattaaaaatatatctaacaAGCATAAAAGGTCAACCTGTATAAAGGCTGCAAGGCTGCAGTAAACTATATTGTAATTGCTCATAACAGTAACAAAGGGGGACTGTTAAATATCAGactctttttcctgctttgcacTGGTCTTCTGCGTACCCGCAAGAACTCCCCCATTTCTGCAAATGGTGCAATggggcacagcagagcctgAACGCTCTGTAGGCATTTCTTCCCAAAACAAGATTATTCCAAATGTTGTGCACCAGAcacagaaagacatttaaagcagaaaacgGAACCACAGAGGCCTAGGTTCACAAGGTTTTCGTCATCACGTTTTGAAGATGTGCATTCAGTTCATTCAGACTGCAGGAAAGCTTAGCCACGTCTAGCCCACTGGCAGGACCActgcccctccactcctccagcccagcagcacgACCCCTGGCGCGCACGGTTCCaggcgctgctggggctgggcaccccaCGGCCAGGGCCACCCTAGCTGATGGCTCTGGCCTTCATCCTGCAGGCAGCGCTGTGACTGCAGGCAGACCTGCCTTTGCTGACCTCTCTGAGGGtaactggaagaaaaggagTTACTTTTACTCAAGCTGCAGTCTTAGTGGTAAGGAAGGAGTCTCACTGCCTCCCAGAcaggcccagctgcagcagtgtgcTTGACTGCCCCCAGGCTGGTGCTCACCTGGCCCTGCTGGAAACAGGGCACCAAGGGGATTTTGCTCACCCAGCTTTCCGTAATGTCACCTAATGGCCTCCCCTCCTTGGAGGGAGCTAACTAGCAACACGAAGTGCCAACATTTAATCCAGTCAGGGCAGTGCTGATGCCCTCTCCTGACGCCCCTGGTGCTATCAGGGCAGGGTTTCACAACGAGAGGGGCGGCAGGCTGCTTCTTGGGGCATGAGTGTCCTTACGGTCAGGAGGGAGCAGAGTGGCACTAGGTAGGATCTACACAAACCTCGTGCAGCTTTAAGGCAGCGAAGAATTTCGCATTTTCTGTGATGTTCTTTagtcttttcctttcataaGCTGATAACTGCGGGTATCCAtcctacaaaaagaaaagcgAGACAGACCTCAGCATAGTTACATGGCACGCCAGAGGTGGCCCAGGCTTCTGGGCCGCGAGCCTCTAAGTTGATTGTCCGGACTGTCCAGAAGTGATTTGATGtacttttaaacaaacaaaaggcacGCTTACTGGGGTGATCCCCTACCAATGCCAGTCTATAGAGGTACTAGCATGTGTTACAACACCGACTGCTAGCATCGGTTCTGCAAGAGGGGCCAGCTCATCAGAACCTTCCTACAACTGAACCAAAACTGGAGCGAAACAACAAGCAACTTATGACTTAGCAATACGGCAAATGTGGCACCTGAACACAACACAGCTCTGCTCCGTTTTGTCTTTTAGAGAAAAAGGCGGCCCAGGCAAATTGAAAATGGTGATTTAAACACAAACGAGCACTGACAAAACTTTTGTATCTCATCTCCGTACCCGGCCACAGAGCTCCCCGGGAAGTGGTTATGGCCCACGGGAAGGCGCTGGTGGTTTTGGCACCGGGCTGCACAGCCTGCGGCCGGCAGCGGGACTTTTCTCACCCCTCAGACATTCCGAAGGGGGTAAAACGAGGTCTGCCGAGGTCCGAAGAGGGAAAACGCTCCCACAAAGAGGCGAAACGCCCCCGGCTTCGCCTTCccgggccccgcggggcgcccgcCGCTCACCTGCGCCGCTCCTCCGCCGTCGCTGCCGTCGCTCTCCGCGTCCCAGCCGCCCTCCGAGCCGCTGCcggcgggggaggcggcgggggccgggctgggcggGCTGCCGGGGGGCGTCCCGGGGGGTTCGGCGCGGAGCCTCttccccgccgcctccccgccgtAGGCGCCCAGCAGCCGCTTCTGGGGCATCTGCCGGCCCGCCACGGAGAGCGGCGTGAGCAGCACCCGCAGCtgcctccccggccccgctcggcgCTCGCCCTGCTCCGGGCCTCGCCGCGGCTCGGCGCCGCCGGTCGGGGTGCGCTCCTGAGGGGACGAACGGGGAACGGTGAGCAggccccgccgccagccgccCTCCTCACGGCGCccgagccgcccccccccgccccggtaccccccagcccctcgccccgctccccgttgccccagcccctcgccctcCCAGCCCCGGATCTGCTCCCGCTGCTGGCTGAGCGGCGATAGCCCCT is part of the Cygnus atratus isolate AKBS03 ecotype Queensland, Australia chromosome 11, CAtr_DNAZoo_HiC_assembly, whole genome shotgun sequence genome and encodes:
- the WDR76 gene encoding WD repeat-containing protein 76, translating into MSNLILFTQAPFPALPSSLWMTSLPPGAPTALLEPPGAGGTKPHAPGAAPHGAGGGRREAAASRRRFPPPASRSERTPTGGAEPRRGPEQGERRAGPGRQLRVLLTPLSVAGRQMPQKRLLGAYGGEAAGKRLRAEPPGTPPGSPPSPAPAASPAGSGSEGGWDAESDGSDGGGAAQDGYPQLSAYERKRLKNITENAKFFAALKLHESAARLHKIATKRQSNVTKRPKPKKAEDETVRRRSMRLQKVEPSGTPVLELPAQPGAEEAYPQVPAGPLPMVPENQVENSKLTEDFLATWMKISETKPNDTEKHTCDMKRYQYSLNSMVLSEDNVKKVVKNRVCSVAIHPSESIIFVAAGDKYGQIGLWNVDCKTEEGAHVFAPHNYSVNCMHFSPSNPAHLLSLSHDVLRCGDVTRAIFDEICRSEASLSSFDFLEDNASTAIVGYWDGSVAVVDRRTPGTSLELSANIGFKITRTVHVHPVNKQYFIAAGSMDVRIYDVRYLKSDGNKPVSSLNGHTKSVASAYFSPVTGNRVVTVCADDKLRVYDTSSLSSTVAVLSTVRHNNNTGRWLTRFRAIWDPKQEDCFVVGSMARPRQIEVYQDTGKLLHSFYNVDYLGSVCSVNVVHPSKNVLVGGNSSGRLHVFKEQ